One Carassius gibelio isolate Cgi1373 ecotype wild population from Czech Republic chromosome A20, carGib1.2-hapl.c, whole genome shotgun sequence DNA segment encodes these proteins:
- the LOC127938945 gene encoding alpha-1-antitrypsin homolog, with the protein MWGKIYYSVFAALLVAMAWAAPHDDHDHEGHTADHYHHLHHGKDEAHPHHDGEHGCSLLAQHNADFAFSLYKKLALHPDAEGKNIFFSPVSISMALSMLAVGAKGSTLSQIYSSLGYSELQASQVNEGYEHLIHMLGHSQEAMQLETGAGVAVREDFKVVDQFLKDVQHYYKSEAFKVDFSKPEIAAEEINKFIAKKTHDKITNMVKDLDANTVMMLINYMYFRGKWDKPFDAQLTHKADFKVDKDTTVQVDMMKRTGRYEIYQDPVNQTTVMMVPYKGNTSMMIVLPEEEKMKEVEESISRHHLKSWHDKLFRSSVDLFMPKFSISATSELKGILQDMGVTDAFSDAADLSGMTEEVKVKVSRVVHKAVLSVDEKGTEAAAATTIEIMPMSLPDSVILNRPFLVLIVEDTTKSILFMGKITNPTV; encoded by the exons ATGTGGGGAAAGATTTATTACAGTGTGTTCGCTGCCCTGCTGGTAGCAATGGCCTGGGCTGCACCCCACGATGACCATGACCACGAAGGCCACACAGCTGATCACTACCACCATCTCCACCACGGGAAGGATGAAGCCCACCCACACCATGATGGGGAGCATGGCTGCTCTCTGCTTGCTCAACACAACGCTGACTTCGCCTTCTCCCTCTACAAGAAACTTGCATTACATCCTGATGCCGAGGGCAAGAATATTTTCTTCTCCCCAGTCAGTATCTCAATGGCTTTGAGCATGCTTGCTGTAGGTGCCAAGGGCAGCACGCTTTCACAGATATACAGCAGTTTGGGTTACAGTGAGTTGCAGGCTTCACAGGTCAATGAGGGTTATGAACACTTGATTCACATGCTGGGCCACAGTCAAGAAGCTATGCAGCTGGAGACAGGCGCTGGTGTGGCCGTCAGAGAAGACTTCAAAGTGGTTGACCAGTTCCTGAAGGACGTTCAGCACTACTATAAGAGCGAAGCCTTCAAGGTTGACTTCTCCAAGCCTGAAATTGCTGCAGAAGAGATTAACAAGTTCATCGCCAAGAAAACCCATGACAAGATAACCAATATGGTGAAGGACCTGGACGCCAATACAGTGATGATGCTGATCAACTATATGTACTTTAGAG GGAAGTGGGATAAACCATTTGATGCACAACTGACCCACAAAGCTGACTTCAAAGTGGACAAGGACACCACCGTGCAAGTTGATATGATGAAAAGAACCGGTCGCTATGAAATCTATCAAGACCCTGTCAACCAAACTACTGTCATGATGGTGCCCTACAAAGGCAATACCTCCATGATGATTGTTCTTCCTGAggaagagaagatgaaggaggTTGAAGAATCCATCAGCAGACACCATCTTAAGAGCTGGCATGATAAACTCTTCAGAAG CTCTGTTGACCTGTTTATGCCCAAGTTCTCAATCTCTGCAACTTCCGAACTGAAAGGCATTCTGCAGGACATGGGAGTGACTGATGCATTCAGTGACGCAGCAGATCTTTCTGGGATGACAGAAGAGGTCAAAGTCAAGGTGTCACGG GTTGTCCATAAGGCAGTCCTCAGCGTGGATGAGAAGGGCACAGAGGCAGCGGCTGCAACCACAATAGAAATCATGCCTATGTCCCTGCCAGACTCTGTGATACTCAACCGACCTTTCTTGGTACTGATTGTAGAGGACACCACCAAGAGCATCCTCTTCATGGGCAAGATCACCAATCCAACAGTGTGA